A DNA window from Anastrepha ludens isolate Willacy chromosome 6, idAnaLude1.1, whole genome shotgun sequence contains the following coding sequences:
- the LOC128867371 gene encoding uncharacterized protein LOC128867371: protein MSDNSSSQFGSREASSGHEANAGYKQVGSARQISAGQGNGGHTFVVTTVITESLTKMENQACNTSDSRVQDNLNGINSFDLPKNEVDPNSVSDLPSSSQVLQKSDLSKAIVPISSSLPSKLLRFHAKRSAQALLQQVGQSQSLDSQFGSDEGAVGGCDYETNNSPDVFDMPIPLAATHAPLPPSNTPVECYEDKLIDVGMGSSIEDSEESEEDDELKPLAIDNHVLHDVVLSPSIVENENISCVANTITPATAVLSEANLEKFHKNQSPHQHHHSNYCRQMDNIYLHPNFKLEPDTNGDDIPEVSPPPAVAPANSPTEPKRMHRSFLTMKKPSISEETESEKSTAKPFNATSVSSAVENVTKPDLRADQTLTNEIDTLDPALIPSDELAADITEAVEFYFSNESILKDAFLLKHVRRNKEGFVSLKLVSSFKRVRQLTKEWKVVGDALRRKSHKIELNDLGTKVRRIDPLPNFDETMPSRTVVACDLPLDKLSIEKVSEIFSKCGEIALIRILKPGMAIPVDVRQFMNKYPEVQQKECALVEYLESSSAREAKNLQGPFQVYEMVAPKKKTGKKAIIQIATPVARMVENYRYYNDATYERTRGGSFSGVIPHDVTDLRYKLRRFNSDIHPKPLPEPHHNNHSGQPHYHHQPYNMHGTQHRGSFASEHSHQFQVYQPRAANNSEPASVGSSAPDNNNNAGGYFYAYSPRRYSNNSTISASSNAVVDASVNTSQISGNNINKTNANNSSSNLARRLSNCSDNYSTFSDSRRPSNCSENMSQRRDSNCSENCPCSRRISDFGQTEVYRKISQSSTGSGGERRFSNGSMQFERTFSNPTDVNSNGNNNFPRRMSNDYNFEHRKQSVDTQTDTPYDDPNVGGGGGGYNVFPRRYSNNFNVANKMAAYDNAQYINGRRISTDSGYDRRYSFGSEYEGSPRSRTGSFLNNYKHGVDFDGQPRSRTGSFLDNSPRSRSGSFAQRNSENLVRTPIGPDGSKGFAGRARKFGQTISPVN from the coding sequence ATGAGTGACAATTCCAGCAGTCAATTTGGAAGCAGGGAGGCCTCTTCCGGCCACGAAGCCAACGCTGGGTATAAACAAGTTGGTAGTGCAAGGCAAATTAGTGCGGGCCAGGGAAATGGTGGTCATACATTTGTCGTAACAACGGTAATTACTGAATCtcttacaaaaatggaaaatcaagcTTGCAACACAAGCGATTCTAGAGTTCAAGATAATCTGAATGGAATTAACTCTTTTGACCTACCGAAAAACGAGGTAGACCCTAACTCAGTTTCAGATCTTCCCTCAAGCTCACAAGTATTACAAAAATCGGATTTGTCTAAAGCGATTGTTCCTATTTCTTCCTCATTACCATCCAAATTGTTGCGCTTTCATGCAAAACGCTCGGCTCAAGCTCTGCTGCAGCAGGTTGGACAGTCGCAGTCTTTAGACTCACAGTTTGGCAGCGATGAAGGTGCCGTAGGTGGTTGTGACTATGAAACAAACAACAGCCCAGATGTGTTCGATATGCCCATTCCACTGGCAGCCACACATGCGCCACTTCCGCCAAGCAACACACCGGTTGAGTGTTATGAGGATAAGTTAATTGATGTTGGCATGGGTTCCTCCATCGAGGACTCCGAAGAGTCGGAAGAGGACGATGAACTGAAGCCACTTGCGATAGATAATCACGTTTTGCACGATGTTGTCTTAAGTCCATCCATTGTAGAGAATGAAAACATATCATGCGTGGCCAATACTATTACACCTGCCACAGCTGTCTTAAGCGAagcaaatttggaaaaattccataaaaatcaGAGTCCACATCAACACCATCACAGTAATTATTGCCGTCAAATGGATAATATCTATTTACACCCAAACTTTAAATTGGAACCTGATACTAATGGGGATGATATTCCAGAAGTTTCACCTCCGCCAGCTGTGGCTCCAGCTAATTCACCTACTGAACCTAAACGCATGCAccgttcatttttgacaatgaAGAAACCTTCGATATCAGAAGAAACAGAATCTGAAAAAAGTACTGCCAAACCTTTCAACGCCACATCTGTGTCGTCTGCTGTGGAAAATGTCACTAAACCCGACCTAAGAGCTGACCAAACGCTCACTAATGAGATTGATACACTGGATCCAGCATTGATACCAAGTGATGAATTGGCTGCCGATATCACAGAAGCTGTGGAGTTTTACTTCTCAAATGAAAGTATACTCAAAGATGCGTTCCTCCTTAAGCATGTGCGCCGCAACAAGGAAGGCTTTGTCAGTCTGAAGTTGGTATCCAGCTTTAAACGTGTTCGACAATTAACCAAGGAATGGAAAGTTGTTGGCGACGCTTTGAGGCGTAAGTCTCATAAAATTGAACTGAATGATTTGGGTACGAAAGTGCGTCGTATTGATCCGCTGCCTAATTTCGATGAAACCATGCCCTCACGCACTGTCGTCGCCTGCGATTTACCACTCGATAAACTTTCAATCGAAAAAGTATCTGAAATATTCTCCAAATGTGGAGAGATTGCATTGATACGTATACTAAAACCTGGCATGGCGATCCCAGTAGATGTTAGACAGTTCATGAACAAATATCCTGAAGTTCAACAAAAAGAGTGCGCCCTTGTTGAGTACTTAGAATCTTCGTCGGCACGTGAAGCCAAAAACCTGCAGGGCCCATTTCAAGTATACGAAATGGTGGCTCCCAAAAAGAAGACGGGTAAGAAAGCCATAATACAGATAGCCACACCAGTTGCACGAATGGTGGAGAATTATCGCTACTATAATGACGCTACATACGAACGTACACGCGGAGGTAGTTTCAGCGGAGTGATTCCACATGACGTGACAGATCTGCGTTACAAACTGAGACGCTTCAATTCAGACATTCATCCTAAGCCACTGCCAGAGCCTCACCACAACAATCACAGCGGCCAACCGCATTATCATCATCAGCCGTATAATATGCACGGCACACAACATCGCGGCAGCTTCGCCAGTGAGCACTCGCATCAATTTCAGGTATATCAGCCACGTGCGGCCAACAATAGCGAGCCGGCGTCTGTCGGCTCATCTGCGCccgacaacaacaataacgctGGTGGCTATTTTTACGCCTACTCACCACGTCGCTACAGCAATAATTCAACTATCTCTGCCAGCTCGAATGCTGTCGTTGATGCTTCCGTAAATACATCACAAATTAGCGGCAATAACATTAACAAAACGAATGCCAACAACTCAAGCAGTAACTTGGCACGACGATTGTCAAATTGTTCGGACAATTATTCAACTTTTTCGGACTCTCGACGACCATCGAACTGTTCGGAAAACATGTCTCAACGGCGCGATTCCAATTGCTCTGAAAACTGCCCGTGCTCTCGACGTATTTCCGATTTCGGACAAACAGAAGTTTACCGAAAAATTTCTCAAAGCTCTACCGGCAGTGGTGGAGAGCGTCGTTTCTCTAACGGTTCCATGCAATTTGAGCGTACATTTTCTAATCCAACCGATGTAAACAGCAACGGAAACAACAACTTTCCACGCCGTATGTCTAATGACTATAACTTTGAGCACCGCAAACAATCAGTGGACACCCAAACCGACACGCCATATGACGACCCCAATGTTGGTGGTGGCGGCGGTGGTTACAACGTCTTTCCGCGTCGTTATTCGAATAACTTCAATGTAGCCAACAAAATGGCTGCATATGACAACGCGCAGTACATCAATGGTCGACGTATTTCAACCGATTCCGGTTATGATCGCCGCTATTCGTTCGGTTCCGAATATGAAGGCTCGCCACGTTCGCGCACCGGAAGTTTCCTAAACAATTACAAGCATGGTGTTGATTTCGATGGGCAACCACGTTCACGAACTGGAAGCTTCCTCGACAACTCACCACGTTCTCGTTCAGGATCATTCGCACAAAGAAACTCGGAGAATCTAGTGCGTACGCCGATAGGGCCAGATGGTAGCAAAGGCTTCGCTGGACGTGCTAGAAAGTTCGGGCAAACCATCTCCCCCGTAAATtaa